The Argentina anserina chromosome 3, drPotAnse1.1, whole genome shotgun sequence genome includes a region encoding these proteins:
- the LOC126789514 gene encoding pentatricopeptide repeat-containing protein At4g20090 isoform X2, with protein sequence MKTQNQRAPQFLRKSSGKVPTLGPTSQEGHYAHALEFYDHVVGDKSMNISPNVLSYNLIIKAMCRFGLVDKAVEKFREMPVRDCAPDVFTYGTLMDGLCKVNRIDEAVFLLDEMQMEGCSPSPATFNVLIDAVCKKGDLGRAAKLVDNMFLKGCVPNEVTYNTLIHGLCLQGKLEKAVSLLDRMVSYKCVPNDVTYGTIINGLVKQGRSLDGARVLVSMEERGRRANEYVYSVLVSGLFKEGKSEEAMKLWKEMMEKGCKPNTVVYSALIDGLCLDGKPDEAKEVFCEMVHNGCMPNSYTYSSLMRGFFRTGQSHKAILLWKEMADNNVIRNEVCYSVIIDGLCKEGKVKEALMVWKQMLARGYKLDVVAYSSMIHGLCNDGLVEQGLKLFNDMLSQELECQPDVITYNILLNALCHQHTISRAIDLLNSMLDKGCDPDLVTCDIFLKTLGEKLDPPQDGREFLNELVVRLFKRQRTIGASRIVELMLKTFLPPTACTWTIVVQELCKPKKVREAIDKCWSSLCC encoded by the exons ATGAAGACCCAGAACCAGAGAGCCCCCCAATTTCTGAGGAAATCTTCAGGAAAGGTCCCAACTTTGGGTCCTACAAGTCAG GAGGGTCATTATGCACATGCATTGGAGTTTTATGACCATGTTGTTGGTGATAAAAGCATGAATATTTCGCCGAATGTGCTGAGTTATAATTTGATTATTAAGGCAATGTGTAGGTTTGGATTGGTTGATAAGGCTGTCGAGAAGTTTAGGGAAATGCCGGTTAGGGACTGTGCTCCTGATGTGTTTACGTATGGTACATTGATGGATGGGTTGTGCAAGGTGAATAGGATTGATGAGGCGGTGTTTTTGTTGGATGAGATGCAGATGGAGGGCTGCTCACCGAGTCCTGCGACGTTCAATGTGTTGATTGATGCAGTGTGCAAGAAGGGTGACTTAGGGCGTGCGGCTAAGCTTGTTGATAACATGTTTCTTAAGGGGTGTGTTCCGAATGAAGTGACTTATAACACACTTATACACGGTTTGTGTCTCCAGGGGAAGTTAGAGAAGGCTGTTAGTCTTTTGGATAGAATGGTTTCATATAAATGTGTGCCCAATGATGTCACCTATGGGACAATCATCAATGGTCTTGTTAAGCAAGGACGATCTCTTGATGGAGCTCGAGTGTTGGTATCTATGGAGGAAAGAGGGCGTCGTGCAAATGAGTATGTTTATTCAGTTCTTGTTAGTGGATTGTTCAAGGAGGGAAAATCTGAAGAGGCAATGAAATTGTGGAAGGAGATGATGGAAAAGGGATGTAAACCAAACACTGTGGTATATAGTGCCCTTATAGATGGTCTTTGTTTAGATGGAAAACCTGATGAAGCTAAGGAAGTATTCTGTGAGATGGTGCATAATGGTTGCATGCCCAATTCCTACACTTACAGTTCCTTAATGAGGGGTTTCTTCCGGACAGGTCAGAGTCATAAAGCGATTCTTTTGTGGAAAGAAATGGCGGACAATAATGTTATACGAAATGAAGTTTGTTACAGTGTCATAATTGATGGTCTTTGCAAGGAGGGGAAAGTCAAAGAGGCCTTGATGGTGTGGAAGCAGATGCTTGCCAGAGGATATAAACTAGATGTCGTGGCTTATAGTTCAATGATTCATGGCCTTTGCAACGATGGTTTGGTTGAGCAGGGGTTGAAACTTTTTAATGACATGCTCTCTCAGGAACTTGAATGTCAGCCTGATGTCATCACTTATAACATACTTTTGAATGCTCTCTGCCATCAGCATACCATCTCACGTGCCATTGATCTTTTAAACAGTATGCTGGATAAGGGTTGTGATCCTGACTTGGTTACTTGTGACATCTTCCTAAAAACTTTGGGGGAGAAGCTCGACCCACCTCAAGATGGGAGAGAATTCCTAAATGAGCTAGTTGTCCGGCTATTTAAACGGCAGAGGACAATAGGTGCTTCCAGGATTGTTGAACTGATGCTGAAAACGTTTTTGCCTCCGACAGCATGTACCTGGACAATAGTCGTACAAGAGCTTTGCAAGCCTAAGAAGGTTAGAGAAGCCATTGACAAATGTTGGAGCAGCCTATGTTGCTAA
- the LOC126789514 gene encoding pentatricopeptide repeat-containing protein At4g20090 isoform X1, whose amino-acid sequence MPKCPTHYSKLLTFSLHKRLNNHTLFPIHLSLQTHFSSLSNPSSNEDPEPESPPISEEIFRKGPNFGSYKSGDSTFYSLIENYASLGDFGSLEKVLDRMKRERRVFVERSFIAVFRAFGKAHLPNKAVDLFHRMVDEFQCRRTVKSFNSVLNVIVQEGHYAHALEFYDHVVGDKSMNISPNVLSYNLIIKAMCRFGLVDKAVEKFREMPVRDCAPDVFTYGTLMDGLCKVNRIDEAVFLLDEMQMEGCSPSPATFNVLIDAVCKKGDLGRAAKLVDNMFLKGCVPNEVTYNTLIHGLCLQGKLEKAVSLLDRMVSYKCVPNDVTYGTIINGLVKQGRSLDGARVLVSMEERGRRANEYVYSVLVSGLFKEGKSEEAMKLWKEMMEKGCKPNTVVYSALIDGLCLDGKPDEAKEVFCEMVHNGCMPNSYTYSSLMRGFFRTGQSHKAILLWKEMADNNVIRNEVCYSVIIDGLCKEGKVKEALMVWKQMLARGYKLDVVAYSSMIHGLCNDGLVEQGLKLFNDMLSQELECQPDVITYNILLNALCHQHTISRAIDLLNSMLDKGCDPDLVTCDIFLKTLGEKLDPPQDGREFLNELVVRLFKRQRTIGASRIVELMLKTFLPPTACTWTIVVQELCKPKKVREAIDKCWSSLCC is encoded by the coding sequence ATGCCAAAATGCCCAACTCACTACTCAAAGCTCCTCACTTTCTCACTCCACAAACGCCTCAACAATCACACCCTCTTCCCAATTCACCTCTCCCTCCAAACCCACTTCTCATCTCTCTCAAACCCATCAAGCAATGAAGACCCAGAACCAGAGAGCCCCCCAATTTCTGAGGAAATCTTCAGGAAAGGTCCCAACTTTGGGTCCTACAAGTCAGGTGATTCAACTTTCTACTCTCTCATTGAGAACTATGCGAGTCTTGGGGACTTTGGGTCCCTGGAGAAGGTTCTGGATCGAATGAAACGCGAAAGGAGAGTCTTTGTTGAGAGGAGTTTCATTGCTGTGTTTAGAGCTTTTGGGAAAGCACATTTACCCAATAAAGCTGTTGACTTGTTTCATAGAATGGTAGATGAGTTTCAGTGTAGGAGGACTGTTAAGTCTTTTAATTCGGTTCTTAATGTTATTGTACAGGAGGGTCATTATGCACATGCATTGGAGTTTTATGACCATGTTGTTGGTGATAAAAGCATGAATATTTCGCCGAATGTGCTGAGTTATAATTTGATTATTAAGGCAATGTGTAGGTTTGGATTGGTTGATAAGGCTGTCGAGAAGTTTAGGGAAATGCCGGTTAGGGACTGTGCTCCTGATGTGTTTACGTATGGTACATTGATGGATGGGTTGTGCAAGGTGAATAGGATTGATGAGGCGGTGTTTTTGTTGGATGAGATGCAGATGGAGGGCTGCTCACCGAGTCCTGCGACGTTCAATGTGTTGATTGATGCAGTGTGCAAGAAGGGTGACTTAGGGCGTGCGGCTAAGCTTGTTGATAACATGTTTCTTAAGGGGTGTGTTCCGAATGAAGTGACTTATAACACACTTATACACGGTTTGTGTCTCCAGGGGAAGTTAGAGAAGGCTGTTAGTCTTTTGGATAGAATGGTTTCATATAAATGTGTGCCCAATGATGTCACCTATGGGACAATCATCAATGGTCTTGTTAAGCAAGGACGATCTCTTGATGGAGCTCGAGTGTTGGTATCTATGGAGGAAAGAGGGCGTCGTGCAAATGAGTATGTTTATTCAGTTCTTGTTAGTGGATTGTTCAAGGAGGGAAAATCTGAAGAGGCAATGAAATTGTGGAAGGAGATGATGGAAAAGGGATGTAAACCAAACACTGTGGTATATAGTGCCCTTATAGATGGTCTTTGTTTAGATGGAAAACCTGATGAAGCTAAGGAAGTATTCTGTGAGATGGTGCATAATGGTTGCATGCCCAATTCCTACACTTACAGTTCCTTAATGAGGGGTTTCTTCCGGACAGGTCAGAGTCATAAAGCGATTCTTTTGTGGAAAGAAATGGCGGACAATAATGTTATACGAAATGAAGTTTGTTACAGTGTCATAATTGATGGTCTTTGCAAGGAGGGGAAAGTCAAAGAGGCCTTGATGGTGTGGAAGCAGATGCTTGCCAGAGGATATAAACTAGATGTCGTGGCTTATAGTTCAATGATTCATGGCCTTTGCAACGATGGTTTGGTTGAGCAGGGGTTGAAACTTTTTAATGACATGCTCTCTCAGGAACTTGAATGTCAGCCTGATGTCATCACTTATAACATACTTTTGAATGCTCTCTGCCATCAGCATACCATCTCACGTGCCATTGATCTTTTAAACAGTATGCTGGATAAGGGTTGTGATCCTGACTTGGTTACTTGTGACATCTTCCTAAAAACTTTGGGGGAGAAGCTCGACCCACCTCAAGATGGGAGAGAATTCCTAAATGAGCTAGTTGTCCGGCTATTTAAACGGCAGAGGACAATAGGTGCTTCCAGGATTGTTGAACTGATGCTGAAAACGTTTTTGCCTCCGACAGCATGTACCTGGACAATAGTCGTACAAGAGCTTTGCAAGCCTAAGAAGGTTAGAGAAGCCATTGACAAATGTTGGAGCAGCCTATGTTGCTAA
- the LOC126788382 gene encoding uncharacterized protein LOC126788382: MEQLPSQEATAKVSSIFVYPVKSCRGISVSEAPITPSGFRWDRQWLVINEKGRAYTQRVEPTLACVEVQLPNKAFLEGWEPTSSSYLVLKAPGMDLLKIPMSPPQQIADGVSIWEWSGAALDEGADASKWFSDYLGKPSWLVRFNAASETRPVKPSHWSHKTVEPEYAWGQQIMFSDLFPYMIASQASLDTLNEHLEDPVPINRFRPNILVENCEPFAEDLWTDVRINNFTFQCCMLCYRCKIPTVNQETGIQGTEPNETLKKFRSDATVYPSRKQRGRVYFGQYLVCKDSLIAGMKGNVIKVGDHLHVLNMVSAADEVPE, from the exons ATGGAGCAGCTACCATCACAAGAAGCCACAGCCAAAGTCTCATCTATTTTTGTATATCCCGTGAAATCATGTCGCGGGATTTCGGTTTCTGAAGCACCGATCACTCCTTCTG GATTTCGATGGGATCGACAATGGTTAGTTATAAATGAAAAGGGGAGAGCATATACTCAAAGAGTTGAACCAACGCTTGCTTGTGTTGAGGTACAGCTACCAAACAAGGCATTCCTAGAGGGTTGGGAACCTACTAGCAGCTCATATCTGG TACTAAAAGCACCTGGTATGGATCTACTGAAGATTCCTATGAGTCCACCACAACAAATAGCAGATGGTGTTTCAATATGGGAGTGGTCTGGTGCTGCCTTAGACGAGGGAGCTGATGCGTCAAAATGGTTTTCAGACTATCTTGGGAAACCTAGTTGGCTTGTTCGCTTTAATGCAG CTTCAGAAACTAGACCTGTGAAACCTTCCCATTGGTCTCATAAAACTGTGGAACCTGAATATGCTTGGGGGCAGCAAATTATGTTCTCCGACCTCTTTCCATACATGATAGCATCTCAG GCATCACTGGATACATTAAATGAGCATTTGGAGGACCCTGTACCAATAAACCGTTTCAGACCCAA CATTCTTGTTGAAAATTGTGAACCATTTGCAGAAGATTTGTGGACAGATGTCAGAATAAACAACTTCACTTTTCAATGCTGCATGTTGTGCTACCGCTGTAAG ATACCTACGGTGAATCAAGAGACTGGAATTCAAGGAACTGAGCCAAATGAAACTCTCAAGAAATTTCGATCAGATGCGACTGTGTATCCATCTCGGAAACAGCGGGGAAGG gtctACTTCGGGCAGTATCTAGTTTGCAAAGACTCTCTCATTGCCGGCATGAAGGGAAATGTCATCAAGGTTGGAGATCATCTTCATGTCCTCAACATGGTTTCCGCTGCGGATGAAGTTCCAGAATAA
- the LOC126786929 gene encoding LOW QUALITY PROTEIN: pentatricopeptide repeat-containing protein At3g57430, chloroplastic-like (The sequence of the model RefSeq protein was modified relative to this genomic sequence to represent the inferred CDS: inserted 2 bases in 1 codon; deleted 4 bases in 3 codons) yields the protein MAQTEIDFHGVIERDEVYWNSKINELCQFMDWEHALEAFTNGIVMKNHGHCDILGYTDADWADNALDRKSTTGFCTFVGGNAVTWRSKKQAMVARSSAEAEYRAMASLSCELIWLQALVSELGFKSSMPMIMFYDNQYAIHIAKNPVFHERTKHIEIDCHFIRDQVQAKVIQNVYTCSEDQIADMFTKGLPSTRFQNFLSKLGSINPLDPSYFFSYSPLFNFLPCMRSSAFSGKESIHGFVIKRSLEKNRYVQNGLMDMYSRMGRTGISETIFNSMEGKYIVSWNTMITGYVISGRHDDALNLLYEMQXVEENKDTSGTGYDNERRVPLKPNTITLMTLLPSCAVLSALAKGKEIHAYATRHLLALDIAVGSALVDMYAKCGCLDLSKAMFNQMPVKNVITWNVFIMAYGMHGRGEEALELFKNMVDEGRWNKEKRPNEVTFIAIFAACSHSGMVDEGLNLFHTMKQDHRIEPAPDHYACVVDLLGRAGSVEQAYEIVKTMPSKFDRAGAWSCLLGACRLHQNVEIGEIAANHLLQLEPDVASHYVLLSNMYSSSGLWEKAMDVRRKMKELGVRKEPGCSWIEFEDEVHKFLAGDLSHPQSEQLHEYLLTLSERMKKEGYVPDTSCVLHNVDEEEKETLLCGHSEKLAMAFGLLNTRPGTTIKVAKNLRICNDCHLAAKCISKMLDRDIILRDVRRFHRFRNGNCSCRDYW from the exons ATGGCTCAGACAG AGATAGACTTTCATGGAGTGATTGAGAGAGACGAAGTTTACTGGAATTCAAAAATTAATGAATTGTGTCAGTTTATGGATTGGGAACATGCTCTGGAGGCGTTTACGAAT GGTATTGTTATGAAAAATCATGGTCATTGTGATATTCTGGGATATACTGATGCTGATTGGGCAGATAATGCCTTGGATAGAAAGTCCACAACTGGTTTCTGCAcgtttgttggaggtaatgcAGTCACTTGGAGGAGCAAAAAGCAGGCTATGGttgcaagatcaagtgcagaAGCTGAATATCGAGCAATGGCCTCGCTTTCCTGTGAATTAATTTGGTTGCAGGCCCTTGTTTCTGAATTAGGGTTCAAGAGTTCTATGCCAATGATCATGTTCTATGACAATCAATATGCCATACACATTGCAAAAAATCCAGTATTTCATGAGAGGACCAAACACATAGAGATTGATTGTCATTTTATTCGTGATCAAGTGCAGGCTAAGGTGATTCAAAATGTGTACACTTGCAGTGAAGATCAAATAGCAGACATGTTCACTAAGGGCTTACCCTCTACAAGATTTCAGAATTTTCTCTCCAAACTTGGATCAATTAATCCTCTTGATCCA AGTTACTTTTTCTCTTATTCTCCACTGTTCAATTTCCTTCCATGTATGCGGTCTAGCGCATTCTCGGGGAAGGAAAGTATCCATGGTTTTGTGATTAAGAGGAGTCTGGAAAAGAACAGGTATGTGCAAAATGGACTTATGGATATGTACTCTAGAATGGGGAGAACAGGAATTTCAGAGACTATATTTAACAGCATGGAAGGAAAATACATTGTATCATGGAACACCATGATCACTGGTTATGTTATTTCCGGACGTCATGATGACGCCCTTAATCTGCTATATGAAATGCA TGTGGAAGAAAACAAGGATACCAGTGGTACTGGTTATGATAATGAAAGAAGGGTTCCCCTTAAGCCGAATACTATAACACTTATGACTCTTCTTCCTAGTTGTGCTGTATTATCAGCACTGGCTAAAGGGAAAGAGATTCATGCTTATGCTACTAGACATTTGCTGGCACTAGATATAGCTGTAGGTAGTGCACTAGTTGACATGTATGCTAAATGTGGCTGCTTAGATTTATCTAAGGCCATGTTTAATCAGATGCCGGTAAAGAATGTGATCACCTGG AATGTGTTTATTATGGCTTATGGCATGCATGGAAGAGGAGAGGAAGCCTTAGAACTCTTTAAGAATATGGTGGATGAAGGAAGATGGAACAAAGAGAAAAGGCCTAATGAAGTTACATTCATAGCCATTTTTGCAGCTTGTAGTCATTCTGGGATGGTAGATGAAGGTCTGAATTTGTTCCACACGATGAAACAAGACCACAGGATTGAGCCTGCACCAGACCATTATGCTTGTGTTGTGGATTTGCTTGGTCGGGCTGGTAGCGTGGAGCAAGCATATGAAATCGTCAAAACCATGCCTTCTAAGTTTGATAGAGCAGGTGCCTGGAGTTGcttgcttggcgcttgtcgaCTTCACCAAAATGTAGAGATTGGAGAGATTGCTGCTAATCATCTCCTGCAGCTGGAGCCTGATGTGGCTAGTCACTATGTTTTACTCTCTAATATGTACTCATCTTCTGGACTTTGGGAA AAGGCTATGGATGTCCGTAGAAAAATGAAGGAACTGGGAGTGAGAAAAGAGCCTGGTTGTAGTTGGATTGAATTTGAAGATGAGGTTCATAAGTTTTTGGCAGGGGATCTGTCGCATCCACAAAGTGAGCAGCTGCATGAATATCTCTTAACCCTT TCAGAAAGGATGAAAAAGGAAGGCTATGTGCCTGATACTTCTTGTGTACTTCACAATGTTGAtgaggaagagaaagaaactTTACTCTGCGGGCACAGCGAAAAACTGGCAATGGCATTCGGCCTCCTCAACACCCGTCCAGGGACTACCATTAAAGTTGCCAAGAACCTTAGAATCTGTAATGACTGCCATCTTGCAGCGAAATGTATCTCAAAGATGCTGGACAGAGATATCATTTTAAGAGATGTAAGAAGGTTCCATCGTTTTAGAAATGGAAATTGTTCATGTAGAGATTATTGGTAG
- the LOC126788329 gene encoding uncharacterized protein LOC126788329 has protein sequence MASLKSILSVAVNTGVTEARARIFGHMLNPTGLKSAHKILRKKLIGEKVAQWYPHDIRKDDPLVMEAEEKERTNKLEILKRRGKGPPKKGQGKRSKRKS, from the exons ATGGCAAGTCTAAAGAGCATTTTGAGTGTGGCGGTTAATACTGGGGTAACTGAGGCTAGGGCAAGGATATTCGGGCATATGCTCAACCCCACAGGCCTGAAGTCTGCGCATAAGATTCTGCGTAAGAAGCTGATTGGGGAGAAAGTTGCCCAGTGGTACCCACATGACATCCGGAAAGATGACCCCCTAGTCATGGAAGCTGAGGAAAAAGA GCGCACCAACAAGCTTGAAATATTAAAGCGTCGAGGAAAAGGACCGCCCAAGAAGGGTCAAGGAAAGCGTTCTAAGCGCAAGAGCTAG